AGAGTATCAGTACCGAGGGTATTATTAAAGCAGCTCTAATGGCAACGTATCTTAGCAAACCCATTTGATGGCACCATATTGCCACAGTTTAGATATTGTATATGCACATATCTTCATTGTACATGCTTATACAAATCTAGTGAAACAAATAGAGTTATTAAGCCTATTGTATGCAATAAATTCGATAAACTCTTTTGAAGCTTGCTTATGCTATATCATAAATTTATATACTTCTTCATATTTTTCTATACACCTTATGAGGTGAAGTAGTTGAGAAAAACCATGTATATTGTAATAGCTTTGATTATAGCTATAGCTGTGGTCGCAGCAACAATATACCTCTACTACAAGCCAGCGCCATCAGCAGCTGCTGAAAAGATTGTGATTGGTGTAACAGACAAGGTTACAGACCTCGATCCTTCAAATGCGTATGACTTCTTCACCTGGGAGGTTCTAACAAATGTTATGGATGGTTTAGTTAAGTATAAGCCTGGAACAGACCAGTTAGTACCTGGAATTGCTGAGAGTTGGAGTGTTTCAAGTGATGGTAGTGAATGGACTTTTAAGCTTAGGCAAAATGTTTACTTCTGTGATGGTAGAAAGGTTACAGCACAAGATGTTGTGAGAAGCGTTAAAAGGGTTATGACTATTAAGGGAGATCCATCGTGGCTAGTAACAGAGTTTGTAGATGATGTTATAGCTGTTGATGACTATACTGTTAAATTCAAGTTGAAAACTCCTGCCAGCTACTTTTTAGCACTTGTAGCTACACCACCGTATTTCCCAGTACATCCCAGCTACCCAGATAATCAGATTGTGAGTGATGCTACATGGGGTGGTGCAGGGCCTTACTGCATTAAAGATTTTAAGAGGGATGAGTACATTGTTCTTGAGGCAAATCCACATTACTATGGGGATAAACCAAAGACAAAAACTATTGTTATAAAGTTCTATAGAGATGCCACATCATTGAGAATGGCTTTGGAGAATGGCGAAGTTGATATTGCTTGGAGAACTCTTAGACCACAAGACTATGTTGCTCTTAGTAAAAACCCAAACTTTGTTGTTGAAAGCATTCCAGGTTCATTCATTAGATACATAATAATCAATGTTAAGATGCCTCCTGTTGACAATGTGTTGGTTAGAAAAGCTATTGCTGCAGCTATTAACAGATCGGAGATAGCTGAGAAAGTGTTTTTCAACACCATGACACCTCTCTATAGTCTTGTACCAAAGGGTATGTGGAGTCATATAGACGCTTTTAAGGAGCTTTATGGACCAGGACCAAACCTAACCCTAGCAAGAGAACTGCTAAAACAAGCAGGGTATAGCGAAACAAATAAGCTGAAGCTAGAGCTGTGGTACACCCCAACACACTATGGCGATACAGAAGCAGATGTTGCAGCTCTGCTTAAAAGCCAGCTTGAAGCCACTGGCCTAATCCAGGTTGAGTTAAAGAGTGCCGAATGGGCAACTTATGTAGATAATGCTAGAAATGCTAGAATGATGCTAAGCCTCTTCGGATGGTACCCAGACTACATAGACCCAGACGACTTTCTATCACCATTCTTACTAAGCACAGCAAACAAGTGGACAGGTTCTCAATACTCCAACCCAACTGTTGACAATCTATTAAGAGAAGCGATGGCGAAAACAAGTCAAAGCGAAAGAGAGGCTTTGTATATTCAAGTGCAGAAAATACTAGCTGATGAAGCACCATTCATACCACTACTACAAGGAAACCTCATGATAGTTCACGCAAAGAATGTACACGGAGTTGAAATAGGTCCGCCAATGCTCATGCCATACTACACCATATACAAAACAACAAGCTAGCTCCACACAAAACACTTCACAAAACTTTTTTCACAAAATTAAATCCCAACGCATGTTTATGAAATGCGCACAAAATATTTTCATAAATGATGCTGTGCATGAAGTTTTAACTTTATTGAGAAGTTATATTAAATTCAACAACTTTGTTTGTAAAAGGGAAAATAGTTTTTTATTGTAGGTTTTGCACAACATTACTTAAAGGCTGAATTCAATGGTTTGGCCAAAGGTCTCTATCATATGGCTTAATCACAATTCTATGAAGATTATTGATACTGTTATTGAGTCTTTAGAGTCTATAACAAATTTGGATTATCCAGATGATAAGTATGAACTTATTGTTGTTGATAATGGTTCAACTGATGGCAGTTTTGATAAGATTAAGGAGTTTCTTGATAGAAGGAGTAAGCTAAGGAAAAAAATTATTAGATTAAGTAAAAATCTTGGTTTTACTGGAGGAAATAATGTTGGGTATAGGGCAAGAGATGAGGATAGTAAATATGTTGTTTTAGTGAATAATGATGCTACTATAGAAGCAAATAGTGTGAAGCTTTATGTTGAAACTTTTGAGAAATTTCCTGGTATTGGAGCTCTTCAAGGCATTTTGATAAATAGAAGAAAAAAGGTAATAGACTCAATAGGATCGTACTTGTCAAATGTATTTACAGCACATCCCTTCTCAAGAGATATAAGAGATGTGCCGCAGAAATATGAAGCTTTAAAATGTTCATTTGTAGAAGGAACATTTCCAGCCTATCGAATTGAGAGTCTAAAACTTAGCATGGGAGAAAGGATTTTTGAGGAAAAATTTTTTGGTTTTGGTGAAGATGTGTTAACCAGCCTCATGATATGGTCTAAGGGATATTCAACAGTATTTATTCCAAAAATAGTAGGATTTCATGTGCGAGGAGCCACATGGAAAAAATGGAATCTGTATACTTAGTTTACAGAAATTACCTCACCATGTCTTACTTATTTGGAGGACCAACAGTTTATATGTATAACTTACTTTTAGTACTTATTCATTATAGATATAGAAAATTGACGTCTGTTCTTATAAAAGAATCCAGAAAACTTTACAGTATGTTAAGAAAAGAGATGACAAATGTGAATATAGCTAAGACCTCGATACCAATTATACAAATACCTAAAGCTATTCTTGTAAAAGGATTAGTTTTTAGAAGAAATATTGACGCATATGTAAATAGATGGATCAAAAAGAATATATCTAAATTGGCAATAACTTAGTTTTTGTGGGAGGTGAAGCCTTGTAGAGGGAATATAAATGCGTTTAAAGGGTCTTGTCCTGGCCGCTGGTGAAGGGTCTAGGCTTAGACCCTTCACCTATTCTAGGCCTAAGCATTTAATACCTTTGCTTGGAAAGCCCTTGATTCAATACCCTATAGAGGATCTTGTTGTTGCTGGTGTTAGAGATGTTGGTGTTGTTATTAGAAAAGGGTCTCCGTGGTTTGGAAAACACGTTGGTGTTGTTTTAGAATCTGGCTATGCTTTGTGGATACCCCCGGGCTTTGCCCACGGATTTCAAGCACTTGAAGATACACTTTTTCTCTATCTCGTCACAAAGGAGTATAGTCCTCAACATGAAAGATGCATTAAATGGGATGATCCAGAGCTTGGAATTGAGTGGCCATTGAAGGAAAATATTATTGTTAATGAAAAAGATAGGAAGTGCCCCAGTCTAAAGGACGCTGAGTACAACTTCGAATACTAATCCTCAACTCCTTTCACAATTCATCAATACTCATCTAACATGGATAGTTTTTGAATTGTCAATTAAATAAAAGATAGAAGCAGTGAAAATCTGTTAAAACAAAAAGCATTATGAAAAGGCTATGGGCAAAGCATTCATTGGTTTGATAAGAGATCATAGAACTAGAATTGGTAGAATAAAGAGTTTCAAAAGTGATGCTCGTGGTTATGAGAGTAAAGGTAAAGATAGTTAGAGAAGAGAAGGAGGTTAAGAGAAAAAGCGAACCACCCAAATACTGGAAATAAAAATAGCCTTCTTTGCTTTTTTCAATATACAATATGCGATTTTATGTACTAAACACTGTTTTTCATTGGGAGCGTAATGCATTTGTAAGATGCTCATATGCATTTTCTTAACATATCTATTATTTTTTGGTTTCCAGCTAACAAAATTCCGTGTTCTGCTATCTCCTTTACTATTCTTCTTCTCTCTTTACACATACCCATTATCTCATCCACTGTGTAAACTCTTGGCTCTACATCTATTCCCAGATCAGTATCTATGTACTCTGCTATGCGATCAACGAATCTTCTCGAATCGTTTTTAACAATAATTACTATGTCTGCATCTGAAAATGCTGTGTAGTCTCCTCGAGCCAAAGAACCTATTAGCACTATGGCCATTACATTGCTACTCAACTTTCTTTTTGCGTATTCCCTCAGTTTCTTCAAAACAGCTTCATAATCAAGTTTGAAAACCTTTATTTCTGACAAACTCGATCACCATTTTAGCATATTTAACAGCTCTCTCAGCATCCTCCCTTGTATAGTAGTCCATGGGAGCTCCCTCAGAGTGAAAATTAGGGTATATCGTTGGGCCATAGTGTCTATCCAACTCCTTTGCTCTATCAATAAGTTCTCTAGGTGGCTTAAATTCTTTGGGAAGCTCTTCAAGCATGCGAGAAACAGAATGCCCCCAAACCTCTAATCCAAGAAGTTGGTAAAGAGCTTTAACAGCTTTTTTAGCTGCTTGCTGAGCCATGAAACAAGCCCATTCATAGTATCCCAAATTCATAAGCGTTTCAGCAAGCCCTAAATCCCTGACTGCTTGTCTAAACCAGTCTCTTGCTCTAGAAACCACTTCAAAAGCACCATTCACTCACACACATCTTACATACACAAATAAATTTGTTTAAGATCTGGTCATAGGTAAAAATATGCTTTAAGAATATTAATTGAGTTGGCAAAAACTTTTTGTGCAACCTGCAACATTAACATGTATAAATGGCGGTTATCGTGAGTCATGTATGGGTTAGAGTTCGTCTAGCGGATCCTGCCCAAACAAAGATGATCGAAGTTGATGCTCTTGCAAATATAGGGGGCAACACTAACGGTTATACCAAGGAGAATAGCTAGTGAACTTAACCTTGCTATTACTGGAAAAAACCGTTGTGAAAACAGGTTCTGGCAAACTTGGGTTGGATAGGAGTAGGGCGTGGATTGAGATTATGGGCAAAAGCGACATAGTTCCAGTACTAGTATCTAACTCATAGATAAGGTGCTGGTGGGAGTGTCAACACCGGAGATTCTAGGACTAGAAGTAGATCCTGTAACTGGTGAACTAAGGGAGTAGACAATATTACTGTACTAAAGCAGGAAACAAAAATGCTAATCTTTCCAACTACACAAAAATTGAAAATCCTTTTCACAACAACATTACCACTTCTCTACAGCAAATTAATTAAAATCACTACTAAGCAATGTTTTCTGTGAAGCAACGTTATAGATTTCTAAAGTATTTAACAGATGTAGAGTTTGTAGTAAAATTTGCAAGTCAGGTTAAAAATGTTATGAGTGTTGTTATAAGTGTTCGTATACCTAAGAAGCTTAAAGAGCAGATGGATATGTTGAAGAGGTATGTCAATTGGGGGGAGGAAATTAGGAGGTTTCTTGAAAAACGTGTTGAAGAGGTTCGTAGAATGGTTGTTTTGGAGGAGGTGAGGAATGTTATTGAACAGCTACCTGAAGTTCCTAGAGGTACTGTTACTAAATATGTGAGGGAGGATCGCAACAATTTTTATTAACGTTGCATATTTGCATTTCATTACTGAGCTTGGCAAGATCTTTTGCATTCAAAAAGTCTTATTTATATTTGCTTACTTTAAATAAGCTTTGAATGCTTTTCTTAATAGTCTTAGCATAATCTTTGGTATTCTCTCTTCGAATTTTAAACAAAAATTAGTAGCATAAAACCCTTCAATAATTATTCAGCTAAGTAAAGCTATGTATGAACATAGGTATTGCTTCCTTGTTCCAAATAATGAATAACTCTTTGTGTTTATATACTACAATCATATCGCAATTACGTTATGGTGAATACAGCATAAGTTCATTAGTAGTTATATTGCAACTATATTATATGGTATTTCAGCTGTATTATAGTAATCTTACCATAATGGTGTTAATAAAATGAGCTATGTAACTGTTTCAGCTAGAATAAGAAGAGAACTTTATGAAAAACTAAGGAAGTATGGAATAGTTGTTAGTGAGGTAATTAGAAAGGCCTTGGAGGAGGAGGTGAGGAGAAGAGAGGAGGAAATCAAAGAAGCTTTGAAAAAAGCCCAGGAAATCCTATTAAAAATACCACCAGAAGAAATAGTTGAGGCTATTAGAAGTAGTCGTGAGGAAAGATGAACATTTATTTAAAAGCGATAAGCCAACCAGCTTAAAACTTCCTAGAAAGAGTCTAAAGGTATTTGTGAAAATGAATGGGATATGTATTTGACTCTTCAGCATTACTAAACATAATAAGGCTCATGGGATTCAATTCCCTTTCAATTCTCAGAGGAGGCTACATATTAACATTAACAATTTATGAAATAGGAAACGCCTTATGGAAAGAAGCTGCAAGACTTAATACAATATCAGTTGATGAAGCAATAAAGATTCTAGAAATAGTTACTAGCATAATATATAAGGCCTTGAACATTGTTGATCCACAAAACAGTAAATTAGTATTGAAACTTGCACATGAGCTTAGTATAACTTATTACGATTCATCATATATCGTTGCAGCATTTGAGTTAAACATAGGCTTAGTAACTGATGATAAAAACTTAAAAAGCGTGTAGAGCAAAACATGGATAAACTTGTAAATATTCTTGAAAGAAGAATAACCATTTATACAACTAAAGAAATTATTTGAATTGAGATGAATATATAAAACCTTATCAAGGTATAGCAACTGCAGGGAGTAACAGCATTGAAGAATCTTGGTTTTAGAGTAAATCCCGAGAATGGGAGGCTGGAGAAAGTAAATCTCTACATAATTTAACACATTTAAATACTGCAATAATATATGACGAGTCGCAATAAGTCATGCTAGGCCTTTGACAACTTAATCGATATTTAGAATTCAGTAATGGAGTTTCAAGGGGAAAGAAAAATAAATGAAATTGAAATAATGATTTGACAATTTTAGTGAAGGCCAGAATTAAATTAATTGCTTCAAAGAGTGGCTACAGCTGAAGGCATTGCTATTTGTAATGGGGGATGAATTTTTACGAATTTTGTGCCTTACATTCTTTACTGATAATGATGGTAACATTTGGTGATGGATTGTTTTCAAGAACTAGATGTTATATTGACAACGCAGAAAATTCAGAATGGTGTGATTTCCAGTCAGCTCAACTGTTCAGCGAATGACGGATGTAAAGATGTATCCACGAATAGATGCTGGGGAACCGATGATTCACCCCCAAAGAGTTCTTGCCCTTTAGGGCGGGGAGGAGGTTAGACGAAAAGTAAGGAGCAGGTCAAGTAGAGAAGCATTGACCATGGCATGCACAATTTCAAGAATGAATTCAAAATTATTTTAGCTAACAATATAAATGGCTACCTGCCCTTAAATCAATTGTTGTAAACCAAGTATCAGATCTGAACCCTATTGAGTGGATCTGGT
Above is a genomic segment from Ignisphaera cupida containing:
- a CDS encoding ABC transporter substrate-binding protein, encoding MYIVIALIIAIAVVAATIYLYYKPAPSAAAEKIVIGVTDKVTDLDPSNAYDFFTWEVLTNVMDGLVKYKPGTDQLVPGIAESWSVSSDGSEWTFKLRQNVYFCDGRKVTAQDVVRSVKRVMTIKGDPSWLVTEFVDDVIAVDDYTVKFKLKTPASYFLALVATPPYFPVHPSYPDNQIVSDATWGGAGPYCIKDFKRDEYIVLEANPHYYGDKPKTKTIVIKFYRDATSLRMALENGEVDIAWRTLRPQDYVALSKNPNFVVESIPGSFIRYIIINVKMPPVDNVLVRKAIAAAINRSEIAEKVFFNTMTPLYSLVPKGMWSHIDAFKELYGPGPNLTLARELLKQAGYSETNKLKLELWYTPTHYGDTEADVAALLKSQLEATGLIQVELKSAEWATYVDNARNARMMLSLFGWYPDYIDPDDFLSPFLLSTANKWTGSQYSNPTVDNLLREAMAKTSQSEREALYIQVQKILADEAPFIPLLQGNLMIVHAKNVHGVEIGPPMLMPYYTIYKTTS
- a CDS encoding glycosyltransferase, whose translation is MVWPKVSIIWLNHNSMKIIDTVIESLESITNLDYPDDKYELIVVDNGSTDGSFDKIKEFLDRRSKLRKKIIRLSKNLGFTGGNNVGYRARDEDSKYVVLVNNDATIEANSVKLYVETFEKFPGIGALQGILINRRKKVIDSIGSYLSNVFTAHPFSRDIRDVPQKYEALKCSFVEGTFPAYRIESLKLSMGERIFEEKFFGFGEDVLTSLMIWSKGYSTVFIPKIVGFHVRGATWKKWNLYT
- a CDS encoding dTDP-4-dehydrorhamnose 3,5-epimerase family protein, with product MRLKGLVLAAGEGSRLRPFTYSRPKHLIPLLGKPLIQYPIEDLVVAGVRDVGVVIRKGSPWFGKHVGVVLESGYALWIPPGFAHGFQALEDTLFLYLVTKEYSPQHERCIKWDDPELGIEWPLKENIIVNEKDRKCPSLKDAEYNFEY
- a CDS encoding nucleotidyltransferase domain-containing protein, encoding MSEIKVFKLDYEAVLKKLREYAKRKLSSNVMAIVLIGSLARGDYTAFSDADIVIIVKNDSRRFVDRIAEYIDTDLGIDVEPRVYTVDEIMGMCKERRRIVKEIAEHGILLAGNQKIIDMLRKCI
- a CDS encoding HEPN domain-containing protein, encoding MVSRARDWFRQAVRDLGLAETLMNLGYYEWACFMAQQAAKKAVKALYQLLGLEVWGHSVSRMLEELPKEFKPPRELIDRAKELDRHYGPTIYPNFHSEGAPMDYYTREDAERAVKYAKMVIEFVRNKGFQT
- the vapB gene encoding type II toxin-antitoxin system VapB family antitoxin; translation: MKQRYRFLKYLTDVEFVVKFASQVKNVMSVVISVRIPKKLKEQMDMLKRYVNWGEEIRRFLEKRVEEVRRMVVLEEVRNVIEQLPEVPRGTVTKYVREDRNNFY
- a CDS encoding type II toxin-antitoxin system CcdA family antitoxin, whose translation is MSYVTVSARIRRELYEKLRKYGIVVSEVIRKALEEEVRRREEEIKEALKKAQEILLKIPPEEIVEAIRSSREER
- a CDS encoding type II toxin-antitoxin system VapC family toxin, whose translation is MGYVFDSSALLNIIRLMGFNSLSILRGGYILTLTIYEIGNALWKEAARLNTISVDEAIKILEIVTSIIYKALNIVDPQNSKLVLKLAHELSITYYDSSYIVAAFELNIGLVTDDKNLKSV